DNA sequence from the Brachybacterium avium genome:
GCCGCATCGCCGAGGACACCGCGAAGAACGAGGGCAAGCCCGAGAAGGCGATGCCGAAGATCATCGAGGGTCGCCTGAACGGCTTCTTCAAGGAGAACTGCCTCCTGGACCAGGCGTTCGCCAAGGATGCCAAGAAGTCCGTCGGCCAGGTCGTCGAGGAGGTCGGGGGCACCATCACCGGTTTCCTCCGCTTCCGCGTCGGCAGCTGACACTCCCCGGAGGAGACCCGTCAGGGCCTCTCCCCATCGGTGACGCGTGAGCGTCGCCACCGCCCTGCGGCCCCGCACCATCGGTGCGGGGCCGCACCGGTATCATCACCGAGGACCCAGCGCGGAAGGACCGACATGACCCAGACGTTCACGTCACCGATTCCTGTTCTCCCCCAGCCAGAGGACGGACGTCGCGTCCTTCTGAAGCTCTCCGGGGAAGCCTTCGGCGGAGGCGCCGTCGGCATCGACCCCGATGTCGTCGCCCGGATCGCCGGAGAGATCGCCGAGGGCGTGGCCCTGGGGGTCGAGTGCGCCATCGTCGTCGGCGGCGGCAACTTCTTCCGCGGCGCGGAGCTCTCCCAGCGCGGCATGGACCGCCGCCGCGCCGACTACATGGGCATGCTCGGCACCGTCATGAACTGCCTCGCCCTGCAGGACTTCCTCGAGCAGCGCGGTGTCTCCACCCGCGTGCAGACCGCGATCGAGATGGGCCAGGTCGCCGAGCCCTACATCCCGCTGCGCGCGGTGCGGCACCTGGAGAAGGGCCGTGTGGTCATCTTCGGCGCCGGTGCCGGCATGCCGTACTTCTCCACCGACACGGTCGCCGTCCAGCGCGCGCTGGAGATCGGCTGCGAAGAGGTGCTGATGGCCAAGAACGGCGTCGACGGCGTCTACGACTCCGACCCGCGCAACAACCCGGACGCGCGCAAGCTCGACCACGTCACCTACAACGACGCCCTGCAGCGCGGCCTGAAGGTCGTCGACTCCACCGCCTTCAGCCTGTGCATGGACAATGCCCAGCAGATGATGGTGTTCGGCCTCGATGCCCCCGGCAACATCACGCGCGCCATGCGCGGGGACCGGATCGGCACGGTCGTCACCAAGTGACCCCGGCCCGGCGGGCCACCGTCCCGCCGGGCGCACCCCAACCGGCGAAGCCCGCCTGCCGACCTTGACGGTGCGGGACAATGGACCACGAACACACACCGAGAACCGAGGAGCATCCCGTGAGCGACGACACCCCGAGCATCCTGAAGGACGCGGAGTCCAAGATGGCGAAGTCCGTGGAGGTCACCAAGGAAGAATTCACCGCGATCCGCACCGGCCGTGCGAGTGCCGCGATGTTCCAGGGCATCAACGTCGAGTACTACGGCGCCCCGACGCCGCTGAACCAGCTGGCCTCCCTGCAGTTCCCCGAAGCCCGCACTGTCATCGTCACCCCGTACGACAAGTCCGCGATGTCGGGTGTCGAGAGCGCACTGCGTGACTCGGACCTGGGGGTCAACCCCACGAACAACGGTGACACCCTGCGTGTGGTGCTGCCGGCGCTGACCGAGGAGCGTCGCAAGGACTACGTCAAGCTCGCGCGCACCAAGGCGGAGGACGGGCGCGTCTCCGTGCGCGGCTCCCGCGGCAACGCGAAGAAGGCGATCGAGAAGCTGGTCAAGGACAAGGAGATCGGCGAGGACGAGGGCAGCCGCGCGGAGAAGGAGCTCGAGTCGCTGACCAAGAAGCACATCGAGCTGATCGACGAGGCGCTCGGCCTCAAGGAGACCGAGCTCGAGACCGTCTGAGCCGCAGCACAGGAGCGCAGAACCCTGCACCGCAGACCACGACCCGGTGGACCCCCGGCGTGAGCACCGAGCCGGCGCCCGCCGCCCCGACCGCCTCGAGCACGCTCGAGGCGGCCCCTGACGCGCCCGGGAGCGAACCCGAGCATGCCAAGCGCCGCGGCGCCGGTCGGAATCTCCCGGCCGCGATCGCGGTCGGCGCGGGGCTGGCCGCCCTGCTGTTCGTGACGCTGTTCGTGGTGCCGCAGGCCTTCGCGGTGCTCGCCGCCATCGCGATGGTCATCGCGGTGCTCGAGGTGACGCGCGCCCTCGCGCAGGGCGGCCTGCAGCTTCCCCAGATCCCGCTCCTGGTCGGCGTGATCGGCATGGTGGTCTCCACCGTCGTGTTCGGTGCCCAGGGGCTGCTGGTGGCGACCGCCGCCGCCGTCTGCGTGCTCATCCTGTGGCGCGTCAGCGAGTCGATGGGGCTCAGCGCCCTGCGCGACGTGGCCGGGGGAGTGTTCGCGCTGGCCTGGATACCGTTCCTGGGCTGCTTCCTGCTGCTCCTGTTCGCGCGCGATCAGGGCGAGATGCTGGTGCTGCTGGCCATCCTCGGCCCGGTCGGCAACGACATCGGCGGCTATGTCGCCGGGGTGCTGCTGGGGAAGCATCCGATGGCGCCGCGGATCAGTCCGAAGAAGAGCTGGGAAGGTTTCGCCGGATCTCTGATCCTGGGCACCGCCGGGGTCACCGCGGTCGCCACCCTCGCGCTGGGCCTGCCCTGGTGGGCGGGGGTCGCGATCGGGGTGGTGCTGGTGCTCGTCTCCACCGGCGGGGACCTCTCCCAGTCCCTGCTGAAGCGGGATCTCGATATCAAGGACATGGGGCACCTGCTGCCCGGCCACGGGGGAGTGCTGGACCGGATCGATTCCATCTTGCTCGCCGCCCCCGCCACCTACGTCATGCTGGAGGTACTGCTGCCATGAATACCACCGAGGAACCGATCAGCCGCCCCGGCAACCCCACGCCGGTCGCGCTGTCCACCACCCCCGACCTGTCTCGCGAGGCGGTGCCCGGGCAGAAGGTCGCCCTGGCCCCGGGCCAGCTCCAGATGCGTCCCTCCCGTCGGGGCAAGCCGCCGGTGCACCTGGCCGACCTCACCCTCGCCGAGCGGAAGGCCGCAGTCGAGGAGATGGGGCTGCCGGGCTTCCGTGCGAAGCAGCTCTCGGTGCACTACTTCGAGCACTTCACCACCGACCCCGCGGACCTCACGGACCTGCCCAAGGATCGCCGGGACGAGCTGGTGGAGAAGTTCTTCCCCCGCTGCTGAAGCAGGTCTCCCGGCAGTCCGCCGACCACGGCGCGACCCAGAAGTTCCTGTGGCAGCTGTTCGACGGACCCATGGTCGAGTCGGTGCTGATGCGCTACAGCGACCGCAACACCCTGTGCATCTCCTCCGAGGCGGGCTGCGGCATGAACTGCCCCTTCTGCGCCACCGGCCAGATGGGGCTGACCCGCAACCTCTCGGCCGCCGAGATCCTCGAGCAGGTGCGCATCGCCAACCGGATGCTCGCCCGCGGAGAGCTGCCCGGCGGGACGGGCCGGGTCAACAACATCGTCTTCATGGGGATGGGGGAGCCGCTGGCGAATTATCGACCGGTGGCGACCGTGTGCAGGCGCCTGAACGCACCGGCTCCGGAGGGCTTCGGGATGGGCGCCCGGCACATCACCGTCTCCACGGTCGGTCTGGCCCCGGCGGTCCGCAAGCTCACTGCGGAGAAGATCCCGCTCACCCTCGCGGTCTCGCTGCATGCGCCCGACGACGCGCTGCGCAACGAGCTGGTGCCGATCAACACCCGTTTCGACATCGACGAGATCCTCGACGCCGCCTGGGAGTACTTCGAGACCACCGGGCGCAGGGTCAGCATCGAGTACGCGCTGATCCGCGACATCAACGACCAGCAGCACCGGGCCCAGCTGCTCGCCGACCGGCTGATCGCCAAGGGCGGTGCTCACTGGATCCACGTCAACCCGATCCCGCTGAACCCGGTCAAGGGCTCGAAATGGACCGCCTCGGATCCTCGGGTGGAGAAGATCTTCGTGGAGACCCTGCGTGACAACGGGATCTCCGCGACCATCCGTGACACCCGCGGCTCCGACATCGACGGCGCCTGTGGCCAACTCGCCGCGGAGGTCATCGAGACCGACACCCACCGGGAGGACCGTGAAGCACGAGTCGCCCGCGTCGAGGCCATCGCCGCCGGGACCGAGTGACCACGGACCCACCGGGCCCCGACGATCCCGCCCACGACCCCCCGCACGCCTCCCCGCACCGCACCGCCCACGCCGCTACAGTGGGACCCCGACAGCACCGAGGAAGGACCCACTGGTGAGCACATCGTTCGAGCGTGTCTCGCGCTTCAGCGTCGGATACGACATGCACGAGGTCGACGAGTTCCTCTCCCGCGCCCGCACCGCCTATGAGGGGCGCGACCCCTCGTTCACCGGCGGTGACATCACGGCGGCCAGCTTCGGCACGGAGCGGGGCGGATATGACATGCGCGTCGTCGACGAGGCGCTGGATCGGCTCTCCGACGCCTTCGCCCTCCAGGCGCGGGACGATGCCGTCGCCGAGCACGGCGAAGAGGTCTGGGTCGCCCAGCTCACCGAGCGCGCCGAGGTGCTCAAGGAGCGGTTGGAGCGTCCTGCCGGAGATCGCTTCTCGCCGGCCGCCCAGGGCGAGCCGGCCTACGACAAGGCCGACGTCGACGGTCTGTGCGACCAGCTCGTCGCCTACTTCACCGACGGTCACCCGATGAGCGTCGATGACGTGCGGCGTGCCGCCTTCGGGCGCCGCCGCGGACCGGACGGCTATCGGGAGGCCGTGGTCGACGTCTACCTCGATCGTGTCGCGGACGTGATGGCCTCCGTGCCGTGACCGGGACCCGCGAGCGTCGGCTCGCGCTGCTGGGCGCCACCGGATCCATCGGCACCCAGGCGCTGGAGGTCCTCACCCGGTTCCCCGAGGTCGCCCGACTGCACGGGATCGCCGTCGGCGGCACCCGACCGGCGCTCGTCGCGCAGCAGGTCCTCGCCCACCGGCCCGAGCGGGTGGTGGTCTCGGACCCCTCCCGCGCCGATGCCGTCGAGGCGGCGGTGCGGAGCGCCTGCACCGCAGAGGGCCTCGCCCCGGCCCGGTTCGACGCCGGAGCGGATGCCGTGGTCGACCTCGCCGGCTCCCTCGCGGACGGGGACGTGGTGCTGAACGCGATCACCGGTTCCGTCGGTCTGCTGCCTACCCTCGCAGCGCTCGCCTCCGGAGCCCGGCTCGCCCTGGCCAACAAGGAATCGCTGGTGGTCGGCGGGCATCTGGTCACCGAGGCCGCGGCGCCGGGGCAGATCCTGCCGGTGGACTCCGAGCACACGGCGATCGCGCAGGCGCTGGCCGGCGTGCGCCACGACCAGATCGATCACCTGGTGGTCACGGCCTCCGGCGGCCCCTTCCGAGGCCGGCGCCGTGACCAGCTGGCCGAGGTCACCCCGGAGCAGGCCCTGGCCCATCCCACCTGGTCCATGGGCCGGGTGATCACCACCAACTCCGCCACCCTGGTCAACAAGGCGCTCGAGGTGATCGAGGCCAGCTTCCAGTTCGCGCTGCCGGAGGAGCGGGTGCAGGTGGTCGTCCACCCGCAGTCGATCGTGCACTCGATGGTCACCCTCGTCGACGGCGCCACCATCGCGCAGGCGAGCCCTCCGGACATGCGCCATGCGATCGGCTGGGCGCTGGCCCATCCCGAGAAGCTCGCGGGTCTCGCCACGGCGCTGGATTTCCGCGCCGCTCAGTCCTGGACCTTCGAACCGGTCGACGAGGAGACCTTCGATGCGATCGACCTCGCCCGCGCCGCCCACCGGGAGGGCGGGGGAGCGATGGCCGTCTTCAACGCCGCGAACGAGGAGGCCGTGGACGGCTTCTTCGCCGGAGACCTCAGCTTCCTCGGGATCACCGCGCTGATCCGGGCGGTGCTCGAGCATCCGCGGCGCCCCCGTGCCCTCCCGGCCGACGGGGTGGAGCCGCTCCTGGCGGTCGAGGCGTGGGCGCGCCGCACCGCCCGGCAGCTGATCCCCTCCCTGGAGGGCTGAGGCATGCTGCTGTTCGTGCTCGGCATCCTGGTGATCGCCGTGGGCCTCACCCTCTCGATCGCCCTGCACGAGATCGGGCACCTGGTGCCGGCGAAGCTGTTCGGCGTGCGCGTCACCCAGTACATGATCGGGTTCGGCCCCACGATCCTCTCCCGCACCCGCGGGGAGACCGAGTACGGCATCAAGGCGATCCCGCTGGGCGGCTTCATCCGGATGATCGGGATGTATCCCCGCACAAGGGGGAGCCCCCGGGCACCATCCGGGAGGATTCCACCGGCCTGCTCCAGCAGGTGTCGGAGCTGTCCGAGGAGGCGAAGCAGTACGAGTCCACCCTGTACGGGCCCGAGGATGCTCACCGCACCTTCGTCGCCCTCGCGGTGCTGAAGAAGTTGGTGGTGATGCTGGGCGGCCCCTGCATGAACCTGCTGATCTCCGTCGTGCTGATGGTGGTCCTGGTCAGCGGCATCGGCCTGCCGGCCGTGACCCCGACCGTGCAGGCGGTCTCCGAGTGCGTGGTTCCAGCGGATGCTCCTGCCGACGTCGGCTGCGAGGGCCGCGAGCCCGCCCCGGCGCTCGCGGCGGGGATCCGACCCGGAGACATCCTGCGGGTGATCGACGGCAGGCAGATCCACAGCTGGGACGACGTCACCGCCGCG
Encoded proteins:
- the pyrH gene encoding UMP kinase yields the protein MTQTFTSPIPVLPQPEDGRRVLLKLSGEAFGGGAVGIDPDVVARIAGEIAEGVALGVECAIVVGGGNFFRGAELSQRGMDRRRADYMGMLGTVMNCLALQDFLEQRGVSTRVQTAIEMGQVAEPYIPLRAVRHLEKGRVVIFGAGAGMPYFSTDTVAVQRALEIGCEEVLMAKNGVDGVYDSDPRNNPDARKLDHVTYNDALQRGLKVVDSTAFSLCMDNAQQMMVFGLDAPGNITRAMRGDRIGTVVTK
- the frr gene encoding ribosome recycling factor; translation: MSDDTPSILKDAESKMAKSVEVTKEEFTAIRTGRASAAMFQGINVEYYGAPTPLNQLASLQFPEARTVIVTPYDKSAMSGVESALRDSDLGVNPTNNGDTLRVVLPALTEERRKDYVKLARTKAEDGRVSVRGSRGNAKKAIEKLVKDKEIGEDEGSRAEKELESLTKKHIELIDEALGLKETELETV
- a CDS encoding phosphatidate cytidylyltransferase, translating into MSTEPAPAAPTASSTLEAAPDAPGSEPEHAKRRGAGRNLPAAIAVGAGLAALLFVTLFVVPQAFAVLAAIAMVIAVLEVTRALAQGGLQLPQIPLLVGVIGMVVSTVVFGAQGLLVATAAAVCVLILWRVSESMGLSALRDVAGGVFALAWIPFLGCFLLLLFARDQGEMLVLLAILGPVGNDIGGYVAGVLLGKHPMAPRISPKKSWEGFAGSLILGTAGVTAVATLALGLPWWAGVAIGVVLVLVSTGGDLSQSLLKRDLDIKDMGHLLPGHGGVLDRIDSILLAAPATYVMLEVLLP
- a CDS encoding DivIVA domain-containing protein; the encoded protein is MSTSFERVSRFSVGYDMHEVDEFLSRARTAYEGRDPSFTGGDITAASFGTERGGYDMRVVDEALDRLSDAFALQARDDAVAEHGEEVWVAQLTERAEVLKERLERPAGDRFSPAAQGEPAYDKADVDGLCDQLVAYFTDGHPMSVDDVRRAAFGRRRGPDGYREAVVDVYLDRVADVMASVP
- the dxr gene encoding 1-deoxy-D-xylulose-5-phosphate reductoisomerase → MTGTRERRLALLGATGSIGTQALEVLTRFPEVARLHGIAVGGTRPALVAQQVLAHRPERVVVSDPSRADAVEAAVRSACTAEGLAPARFDAGADAVVDLAGSLADGDVVLNAITGSVGLLPTLAALASGARLALANKESLVVGGHLVTEAAAPGQILPVDSEHTAIAQALAGVRHDQIDHLVVTASGGPFRGRRRDQLAEVTPEQALAHPTWSMGRVITTNSATLVNKALEVIEASFQFALPEERVQVVVHPQSIVHSMVTLVDGATIAQASPPDMRHAIGWALAHPEKLAGLATALDFRAAQSWTFEPVDEETFDAIDLARAAHREGGGAMAVFNAANEEAVDGFFAGDLSFLGITALIRAVLEHPRRPRALPADGVEPLLAVEAWARRTARQLIPSLEG